AGTTTTGGGGGGGGTTTAGTCAGAGAAATCTTGGTTTATAGTTATTTCaaactttaaatttaataaatcagAGTTGGGTGCTCAGTTATGATGTTCATGTTGATTTATATTAATGTGCTTAACATGTAACTCATGCCAGTTACATCTTACTTCATTAGCACTGGCTTAAACACAAATTTTCTTTTAGTGCATAATAAATGAAGGAATGAtctataaaatttaccatttctataaagtatatatatatgtatatatatttccttatGCAAGGAATACTATAAAAATCTGAGAGATTCAAGTGGCAAGAAAGGAGTCATCCCATTTTGAATAGTTGAAAGTGAGATAAGTTTAATAGAAAATCAAGAGAGTACAGAATAAGCAGATTCCCATTATTTTAGGCCAGGAACTATTTCACAAATCCCAGCAGCATGTGGACCACATACATGCAGTTTGTTTTGGTTTAATTTGATTTATTCTGTTGAACTATTGACCCATCTTACACAAAACACTACCATGTTGTTCTTCCTCCTattccttttgttgctttcttttcaCTTCGTTTTCTGCCCTCCTGAAATGACTGACATATACAAATTTAGGTGAGTCAGAACTCTTCCCTGAACAGCTGGTACCTACTATCACTCATGCAAAATTTAAGCACCTAAAGTTTTAAGGAACCCAACGGAAAGAAACCAGAAACTACTCACCCTTTGAAATGGGTGTGTAAATTACAGCTGTTTAAGGAGAGTCATCTTCTAATGACTTCTACATATTTTAGGATTGTCTTGCCTTTTTACTTTCTGTACCTTATaatattctgaatatttatttttgttctaactCTCATACTAACCCCACTTAGGTCAGAATCCCATGTTGTAGTATGCTGACttaaagaacacttttttttttcagagcactCATTAGTTTGTAAATACCTacttctgcttcattttataaatattttgggtATACCTGCTATCTCAGTTAAAGAAACTAATTCTTCTAGTGGTTGTTAATGGCATGGGAGAAATGCAAAAAGAACCAGGAAAAATCAAGAAGTAAGAGGAGGTGAGAAAGACCTTAGAAGTAACCTAAGTATAATATTTCCTttgcaaagcattttttttctgtctcagtttccccaaacTCATCTGTAATTGTCCAAATAACTGGTGGAGGTGGTGCTTATTAAGATTTTCCCCTCCTAGGGctccagaattttaaaatgtgtctctCCTTTCCATTTCTCTATATATGTTTCCTTGCCTCTCATACCATGGCAAAATTATTACTAATAAATATCAGCCCCCAACAAACTCCTAAGGGCTAAAACTTTAGTGATGGTAGGGAACTTAAAAGTAGCATAGCCCAACTCCCACCTTTTACAGAGGGAAATTGAGACTAATTAAAGTTACATGGCTTAGTAAGTCATGTATTTAATTAGTTGAAGAACCATTAGTGGGACATAGGTCTTCTATCTTCCTTCCAAACAAGTCTTACTTTCTCTTTTGTTAATTTGCTTTTTCTTGCCTggggttaaaaatagaaaaggagaagaatGAAAGTATTGCAATTAAACTGCTATTGCTTGTTCaggtaattaattttttattttaaaatattatctatttatatatatctacTTGTAGCTTAGTAAATGAACACTGAAATCATACCAATCTAAAATTTATTCTTCAGATTTTCACAAAATAACTACATTGTTTGTTAATAATGAAAAACTAGTAAGCATTTGGTTATACTTTCACAAACATGAAAGTACACCTCTTGGACTTTAGATGATGTTGGCTTTTGCATTTGCTCCAGCAGACAGTTTCACAAGAGTGCCACTTCAAATGATTTCTATCATTTTTGCAGATAACTaattttacttgctcttcttttggTAGAGTGCCAATGTCTTGAACGTTTGAGAAATTATAccctattataaaaataatcggCCTCTGGTAAGCATAAAAGGAAAGCCAacatgtcctttgttttgttttgttttgttttgaaatagatGAGAGTAATtgcagaggtaaaaaaaaaaatccctattgACTTAAATAGTAACACACAAGTAGTTTGTTTTTAACCATTCCCATAAAGGAAGGGCAATATAGAGTCTCAATGTAAGTGTAAGTTAAATTAGTTTTATTTGCTGAAGGTCAGTTACCTAGCTTCATAAGATAAATTATTTGATCCTGCACACCATATTGTGTTTGccataatatagaaataaaatatcacaaaaaCATTCCTATGTATATACTTTCCCAAAGTGGTTTGGAGTTTTATGGATCTTGAAAGTTTCATTCCATATATCTGAAATGACTGATTTTAGCCAGTAGggcacaagaaattttaaaatatatattctgctttcATAgcaaatcatttttgtttttttgtccatCCCTACAGCTGAAagaaggggtggtggggaggCCAAATGAATTCTAAATTTATTTCACTTCAAGATCTTCTTGGGATGAAGGTCAGGGAGAGAGATTTGTGCAAATGTTGGTAATATTTTAGACTTAGATACAGAATTAACATGCATATTTTCAGTAATTTCATAATGGAGTAAGAAGCAGGGTTCATGTATATAGAGCTAATTTGTTTGCATGTATCCTTCAAAGTGCAATCTTTAACAAATTTAAcagtgtatatatattcataaaacaaaaaacaatgtgaTGTTACTGTGAGATCCACAACcacattttcttgtttaatttccCTTAATATCAAATTGTCATCAGATCCCACAATTTCTTTAAATTAGGAATGAAATTATGTTCCATATTTATTTCAggggattattatttttcattactcAGCCTCATGCAACTAGCAAATGTGAATGTCTTGGAACATAAGAAATAGAGGACAAAATAAGGGATACCACAAATCAAATGGAAGCTTTTAAATGATCATTTGACTTCTTTTCTGCAAaatgattcttatttttaaaaatattattcttgcctgacctgtggtggtgtaatggataaaagcattgacctggaatgctgaggttgctggttcaaaaccttggtcttgcctggtcagggcagatatgggacttgatgctttctgctcttcttcccttctctctttttctttctctctcccctctctaaaaacgaataaataaaatctttaaaaaaaatactattcttGTAGTCAGTAATGACTGGGTGCTTAAGTGATAACTAGAATTGTATTTTCTGTCCTCGTAGCTTAATTTGAAAatggacattttattattttttcacaaaatGTTTTAGATCACTCTTTTGTGGGCTGTTCTTTATAttgttgacatttatttttttaaaactttgttttcctgagaaaggaagggagagagacagacagacagacacagaaacatccatctgtttctgtatgtgtgctgacaggggatcaaactggcagcccttgcatatggggacaatgctccacCCAACcaaaccatctggccagggccatgctgttgacattttaaaataggtttaaaaCAATCTGCTCAGATTTATTACAGACTGTGTAAAGAAATGGTATCCTAGGAACTTACAAGAGAGACCcctaataaggaagaaaaaagtgtttctgcttcaaaaaatgattttagttgattttatatttatcattaatCATTTTGGAGAACAGGATGGTGCAGTGGGAAAATGCCACCAAACCAAACCATCAGTGGTGGAGCCAGATAGACTTACTTTGCACAACTATGGAATGAATATCTTGTGACCCATGACAAGCTACTtgatgtttctttcatcttcctcaCATGGGAAACAATACCTATCTCCCAGGTTTATTCTAAGTGGTAAATgaacaaatgtattttaaagcaTACCCAGCACAAGTTATGTGTCAATAACTGcttatatgtgtttttttttttcctgctaataAGATACACTCTGATTCTCAACTAAGCTTCCCCAATAATATATTCATTAGGGGAATAAGGAATTGGTAGAAAggtaaagatttttaatttagcTCAAAGGTACCCCTTTTTATAaatctttcaaattaatttttgttctctcttctctcGTACAACACAGACAAGTGTAAATCTTTCAATGTATGTGTTATtagtttttatacttttgttgGTGTCACTTAAAATTATTATCAGCATTGAGAGAAGTTAACCCCTTTGAGTCTTAAAACATTTCTCAGGAGTTAGTGGTAAATCCATGAACATACATTTTAAAGCCAATTTACCCACATGTTGGAGTccagtctattttttttctttattaaagtgaaGTATTATCAGTTGTTTCAATACTGTAATGAATCAAGCAACACTGGAAATTTAATCCCAAAGCAGTGCACCTTTAGCAGATATTAAGACATAGCACAAGCCATAATCatctatttttaacaattttatattcAAATCTACTCTTCCAGAAACCTTTGGGGAAATATCCGGAGATAATTTACTGGCCAACTGCATGGATCTTGTAAAAGACTTGGAATATTTCATAGTTCGATCCCCTGAGACAGtctagtaaagaaaaaagaaaatttaacaacGAAATAAATAGGTTATGGATGAAAGTAATCGAGGCAATGACACTGTGAGAAGGCTTCATTTAAGAGCTGTAGTTCTTCCTCATCGCTTTACCAAGGGCCACCAGTTACTTTGTTGCTTAAAGTCTCCCCATTAAATAAGATTGTTACTGAAGAAAAACTCAGAAGTACAAAATAACACGAAATCTTTTCAAGTGTCGATTTACAGGTGTGTTTCTGTATCCTATCTTACATAAATAAAGCAAATCGTTAGTTAACCGCTACAGTTTCTCTCTCTGCAACCCACCACTTCATTCTGTTCAATATCTAATCTTGCAGGAAGCTCTCCTGGACTGAATACAAACAGCAAGTGCTGGCCCCTTGCTGAGAGCTATTTTGCATCGACTTGACCCAGGGATTTTAGAATATAAGGGCAAATTCTCAGTCGTTCCCGTCCTCCCTTTTTGTCATTATCCAGTGGTGCTGTCTCCAGGGCTTCCAGTGAATACGGTTTTGTAGGTGACTTGCCGTGTCTCGCACACTGTGTAAAGCGCACAGCGCTCAGCGACAGTCATCTTCATTATCCGGTCCGGAGTCCTCAGGTTTTCCCGAAGTGGGGGCTTACATAGGCACTTTAAAGGTCAGTGGGCCGACCACCTCACCTCATCCCACTGGATACCAATCTCCGCTGCCGCAAATCCCACCCCCATCACCAGGGGTCCTTCGCAGACTTCTTCACATGTCACCCTTTGTCAGAAAACCCTGCGGAGTAAACGACACTGGGGAACTAAACGCTCCGCTCCCAAATTACGCTGAAAAGCCACTTACCCCacgtctctgcctttctcttccatACGGTATGGAGCGTAGGATCCAGAACaccccccaaaacaacaacaacaacaacaaaacctaatTTCCGGCCTGCCCCTCCTTTTCCATGAGAAATTCCAGTGCCCAGGAAGGCTTTTTCAGGTTTTCTGCCGCTCCACGTTTGCAGCCTTCACTGGACTAAGTTGGGTACGGGGAACTCAGGATTTAAGGAGAGTCGTGTGGGCGGCTGGGTGCTCCCGCCATCAGTCTCCCGCAGCTGCGCACAGGTACCGGGCGACTTCGCGGTGGCCCCGCTCCTCCGCCAGCTCCACAGGCAGGCGGCCCCAGGCATCGCGCAGGTCCAGCCTCGCCCCGGCCCGGTGCAGCACCACCAGCGTGTCCAGGAAGCCCTCCCGGGCTGCGTCGTGCACCGGCCGGGTGAGGGTGGTGGGGTCCGCGCAGTTGGGGTCCGCGCCgtggagcagcagcagctccGCCACTCGGGTGCTGCCCATCATCATGACCTGCCGGAGAGAGCCGAAGGGTTAGGGCAAGGGGACGTGAGATGCAGGCCTAGGCAAAGATAGGAAGAGCCATTGGAAAGAAGTACTTATTCACGAAGTATCCACTTAAGGCAGAGGTGCTCACAAGCCTCAGGAGTGTGGTGTTAAGCTTCATTTGCTGAAACAGTATTTTCCTCTTCCCAGTCCCCCCTCTCGTCCCAGTTATACTCTTGActaattttcagtttattttccaaatatgcaGAGACCAGAAAAAACTGATGAGCGTGCCATtgtcagaaacaaaaacaaaacaactgattTTCATTTGAACATGGGAATCTATTTTGTTAAATGATTTATAAGTGAAACTTTAAAGGCTTTTAAagtcttaaattatttctttgctctcttcccttccccagccATAATCCGGATCTAAGAATCTTTATTAGGCAGTgagctgatatatatatatatatatatatatatatatatatatatatggtaaggATAATGCTTTAAGGGAGAAGATAGTTaacaactaaatttaaaataagttttactttGTTCTCATAGTAATCCCCTGGGGAAGGTTTTTGCTTTTCAGTCATATATATCTGTACTTATAAATGTAATAAGCACAATTTGAGCTAAAACTGGAGCTAtagggaaagaagtaaagaaagtcACACTCGTtttataagataataaaaaattatttgttaaatagttcaccattttaaatatttaacttaatgTTATAGAAAATGGCTGAAGTTTAGAGGGTGACATTTGCATTGTACagaatttaataatgtgctaGGATTTTataatgtttctattttataatgtaaaatagTAAATGTTTTGCTGTATAAAAAGAACTTAGATTTTAGTAGTTGAATCAGAACAATGCATAACTTAGAAAAGGGATGTTTGGAGCAGTAATTCTATAGTACCATTGTTTACATATACAGTATGCAAacatttactttcttattttaataataaaacaatttttgataAATATCCAAAATGGAATTATTGTTCTTGTaactttgtgttttaaaatgtactaTGTAATTGAAATAtagtaaactattttttttgtttcatatcaGAAGCAACCATTTCCTTGCTTAAAAACCAAGATATGTTACCATCCCTACTAGTGATATACGAGCTGTTTCACAtacagaaaagagggagaaaaaagtgaTTCTTAATATCTCAAAAATGGcgaattaaaactataaataaaacctATTTATACAATTGTTAGTATAATTTGACGTCTTTAAGAACTACTTTACCATTTTTTTGCTGCTTTGAACCATTTCTAATTTCCTGTAGCATATTTCTAAGAATTCAAAAGGAATGAACACatcttttctttaagatttaCACTATTAACAAGGTTGCTTAATAAACACTTGATTCTGGAAGGTGATAGTCTGGTAAGTACTAAATGACCATAATAGTCAACAGTGAAGCACAAAACATTATCttagattttaaagaaattaaaaatatatcagtactaatatatacatatatacacacacatgcatacacatatataagCACTAATTAAAGCAGGAATAATAAACactgaataaatgtattttaacaaTGAAGAAGCTATTTATGAAGactcttttccatttaaaaaggACCTAACAGTTGCTGCGGGAATACTTTTGTAATCCAAGCATTCAGTATTATAATTAAACAGTAAAAATCcatgaaagcatttttttcttatgtaacaCTCAAAAGATGATGCTAacgtaaaataaaagaatttaagtgTCGTGGTTTAGggatcctgtcttgttccttttGTATTCAATtcgcctcaagaaagaaaaaatacaaagaatttcatAACGTAACTTAAAAGTtcatagtgaatttttttttcatgtgctatGAGTTTGTGTGATTCTTTAAATccaatccagaatatgtaaattGTAATTTATCTCTATCGCTGagggagaaagacaaaaacagttCTCTCCAAGAaaatcttccctttccctttcctctccaatTGAATCTACACCTTACATCTCTGATactaaaaagggagaggatatattgatatttttctatcattACAAAGAACACCGAACTGAAACAGTGGGttttttattccctttctttAGGATTTTTGGTGGGTGATAACCTGCATTACACTTGGGCCGCACACCTCTAGCAAGAGAGAAACTGTGGAGACCTAGGTCCCGGACGTGTCCCGCGGAGTCCGGGCCTCCGCGTTCGTGCGCCCCCTGCCGGCGAGGCCCCGGGGCCCCAACTACCTGGATCGGGCGCCTCCCGAAGCAGTTGACTCCGTTGGGATCCGCACCGGCTTCCAAGAGTTCCCGCACAGTCTCCACTTGCCCCCGTGCCGCGGCACTGGCCAGGCCCGCATCGCTGCTGCCACCACCGAGCATGACCTTGTCCTCTTCCCACATTTCGCAGCCACCAGACAAAAGTCCCAGATATCGCTGGCCGTCACgacactcctccctcccttccaccctaCGTCACCCTGGTGCGCTCTCCTTCCCGGGAGAGCGCTGCTCAGGTCCGGTCCTCTTTCCCGTTTTCTGTGACTTTGGGATTCGAGTAAAGAACAAATGGTTGGTCGTTAAGTCAGTTTTTTCCCGGCGCCGCGAATTAGCGGGCGCGCCGGTTCGCTCCTTAGAAAAAACTCCTGGCACGGTCGCAGCCGAGCGCAAAGCGGCTGCAGCTGCAGAGTGCAGGGTGTTACAGCGTTCTCGACTCAGTCGAGCTCTCTTGCAGAGTGGAACGCCGGCAGGAATGAAACGGTTCCAGCTGGGCGGCCCGGctggcctctccccacccccttaggCTCCGCCCCCAGTCCGGCCGGCGGGCTTTGGCAAAGTTCTGTGAGCAAGCCGGGAGGCGGAGCCAGCAGATGACGCTACAGATGACGAGGTAGGAGCgtgatggaggaggagggagccagCCCAGAGGGTGCTGGGACGCATGCGCCAGACTTAGGGAACGCGGAGGCCTCTGAGCTGCTCGCCCGGTGTCCAGCCAAGTCTTGGCTAAGTTTTTGGAAACATCGAATCAATGTACTCAGCCTCTCCCTCCAGGCGGAGCAGAAGATTTCTATTCCTTCAATTTTGGGCCCGCTGATTTTACGCTGGAGTGTTAGTCGCTCCCTGTAAAATCAGTGGCTAAGAGAAAGGCGTTTAAAATAACTCTCTCTTGAGATGTCTGAAAGTGACAGCTCTGCACCTGTCATGCCGGTTAAAATCTTCCCCAGGCAGTACTTGAACTTCACTACTTCACATTTTGTATCAACCTTAGCAATTTTCTTTGGGGTGTGTCTTTCTatttaaatcagttttaaaaaaatcagtctcaGTGAAACATCTTGAGAACCCTGTTTTGAatgtgctttttattcttttcatctttgAATTATGGGTACACTCCTTTTAAAAAACTAGTTTAAAATTGTGAGTGGCAGCCTGGTCCACAttagacacttttaaaaaatatgtatattttaagaatCTGAGACCCATCTTTCATGATATTTGAACAGCTTATTTTTGTTTGCGCTCTTAACTATTAAAACCCACCTCAgcgagcattttattttttatttgtcatgaGTAATAAAGGAAACTTATGTAGtaataatgaaacaataaaaCTGGGGTGTGGTGCTGGCCCTGTCATTAAACAGGCTGTCATTAAATCCTCTTCCGAAGATTTAAAGGccaagtgctttttttttcttcctattcttcTTGGGTGAGTTTGAATTACATATGCAttactttaaagatttaaaaatttataactgaTTCTTGATTGAAATAGGAAGAGAACCACAAGTTTTGTGTCTGTTGCCTAAAAATTTTGGTAGGGAATTGCATGAAAGTGAGT
The DNA window shown above is from Saccopteryx bilineata isolate mSacBil1 chromosome 2, mSacBil1_pri_phased_curated, whole genome shotgun sequence and carries:
- the CDKN2B gene encoding cyclin-dependent kinase 4 inhibitor B produces the protein MWEEDKVMLGGGSSDAGLASAAARGQVETVRELLEAGADPNGVNCFGRRPIQVMMMGSTRVAELLLLHGADPNCADPTTLTRPVHDAAREGFLDTLVVLHRAGARLDLRDAWGRLPVELAEERGHREVARYLCAAAGD